In one Brassica oleracea var. oleracea cultivar TO1000 chromosome C9, BOL, whole genome shotgun sequence genomic region, the following are encoded:
- the LOC106317105 gene encoding cytosolic sulfotransferase 18-like, whose protein sequence is MDSETVTNATLPNHQDETEKEFEKNQQRYQDLIATFPHTQGWRPKSPLIGYGGHWIVKPLLERWLHARDVFQARPIDFFVCSYPKSGTTWLKALTFAIANRSASDSDQSSNPLLKCNPHELVPFIEGELSLFQQNDAVEDKGNTLFSTHIPHGLLPESISKAGSKMVYIWRDPKDTFVSMWNFFQKERSDNGHLNSLEESFDMFCRGHSLYGPYLDHVMSYWKAYQEKPDQVFFLKYETIRADPLPYVKRLAEFMGYGFTSEEEEKGVVQEVVNLCSFESLKNVEANKGEKDKEDIKGKVSGGDVPSKFYPNSAYFRKGKVGDWSNYLTPEMAARIDGLMEEKFKGTGFFEYGN, encoded by the coding sequence ATGGATTCAGAAACAGTTACCAATGCAACCCTACCGAACCACCAAGACGAGACCGAGAAAGAGTTTGAGAAGAATCAACAACGGTACCAAGACCTAATCGCCACGTTTCCTCACACCCAAGGCTGGAGACCAAAATCTCCACTGATCGGATACGGTGGTCACTGGATAGTGAAGCCTCTCCTTGAACGTTGGCTTCACGCGCGAGACGTCTTCCAAGCACGACCCATTGACTTCTTCGTTTGTAGCTACCCAAAGTCAGGTACCACTTGGCTCAAAGCTCTAACTTTCGCCATCGCAAATCGGTCGGCCTCTGACTCTGACCAATCCTCAAACCCTCTCCTGAAATGTAACCCTCACGAGCTTGTTCCTTTCATCGAGGGTGAACTCTCTTTATTCCAACAAAATGATGCTGTCGAGGACAAAGGGAACACACTGTTCTCGACTCATATCCCTCATGGGTTATTACCCGAGTCGATTTCGAAAGCGGGTTCTAAGATGGTTTACATTTGGAGAGACCCAAAGGACACCTTTGTCTCCATGTGGAACTTCTTCCAGAAGGAAAGGTCAGACAATGGTCATCTCAACAGTCTTGAGGAGTCTTTTGATATGTTCTGTCGAGGCCATTCTTTGTACGGTCCTTATCTAGACCATGTCATGTCGTATTGGAAAGCTTATCAAGAGAAGCCAGATCAGGTTTTCTTCCTCAAGTACGAGACCATCAGAGCTGATCCTTTGCCCTATGTGAAGAGATTGGCTGAGTTTATGGGTTATGGATTCACATCTGAGGAAGAGGAGAAAGGGGTTGTTCAGGAAGTTGTGAACCTCTGCAGTTTCGAGTCGTTGAAGAATGTTGAAGCCAACAAAGGAGAGAAAGACAAAGAGGACATCAAAGGTAAGGTAAGCGGAGGTGATGTTCCTTCTAAGTTTTATCCGAATAGTGCGTATTTCAGAAAGGGAAAGGTCGGTG